taccctttaaacataatataggaattaaatgtaactattgttttaaatgtgtccgagctgtgaacccgAGAGAGGGCCTTAGGAAATCATGATGCGTAAGGAGTTTAAACGAGAAGGTGATTGCTCAAGCAGAAGTGGTGAACTAATAATGCTGACATGGGTGAAACATGAATGTATGACATCCTGATGTATGGTGACCTCGGGTCAAGCAGACAGTCCAGAGACAGGAACCATATGTATAAGAGATGTTAGGtttggagacaaagagagaagacTTGTTTGTTCGAACAACAATACCATGTAAGGCATAGAAGCAGATCTGTGAGTTTGGGGCGTGGAGAAATCgtatataaagacggcatgtacaaacacttgttgggtctctctgatgttagaatgtgagatccccagagatatctctgttttaataaaggcatttttgctattgctataattttggtatgtggTTCCTGCTACAGTATTAATCACTACACAGCTACAAATAACTTAAGAGATACTTATgagatttttttattattaatacttaattgttataattattgtaaatgaacttcactgacaacactagtttcatagatatgaacttgtttattatcatttggcatcaaataacattttaaaccattactgctttcagtcaaaagcaaaacagtgtgcttcatacaaaagatcaagtgaatgacaagacataggctataacgtgacatgaacagagattctataataaagttatttttgagCAATAAAATGCTTGCTAACGTTAGCAGCAAGCTAGCATTATCAGCAATCTCTCCAAATTAATACATTGCTAACACATCTATAAAAGAGTTAGTTCCTGCCACACAATCTAATTGGTTAAGAACTGCTCTAACCGATCAGATATTTCACCATAACGCCACAGCTGTGATGAAGAATACAATAGTCGTCTTTATTTCGTGTCTGCATTATCACACACTGTTAAAAAGCTTCTCCAAGTCACGTGTTTGCCAAAAGTTTAATAGACACGAATTAGTTCggcgccccacacacaggacgTATACGGtgtacatgtaatgtcacagaaaTTCAGTGGATAGAATTATTAGTAGGAAGTATCATGTATTGATTTTTTATTGCAAAGGCCCTAATGGAGAAAATACCTTTATATATTTCTAATCTACTTCCATTTCAATCTAATTTATCTTATTTATAtaatacaaaatcacaaaataagTTGCTCTTAGATAGCCCATTAGAAAGAACAGAGTTGGTCATGGTgagcggtgtcggccagaggaggatgggttccccccctgagtcttggttcctctcaaggtttcttcctcatgcaaaaaactagggagtttttccttgccactgtcgcctttggcttgctcactgggggctaggactcggcacttgtaaagctgctttgtgacaacaactgttgtaaaaagtgctatataaataaaatttgattgattgattgattgagttggGGACAATGGCTTTTTCATTGTATGCGCCTTATGTTTGGAATGAACGTCAAGCTGTCTTAAACCTAGGCTTCTTACCCTCTCTGAAATTGTGTTGTGTATAGAAGTATTGTATGTCATTgtgtataattgttttgttCTGCAAATATTGGCCAGGACTCCCTGGGAGAAGAGGTATTGTAACTCAGTGAGATTCCTCCTGGTtgaataaatgttaaataaaaataaatatataaaacagatgatgcatctgaaataaacataatttaaaaacaaaatactaaaataggctaaaacaaacaaaaatggactaacaaacaagcaaaaaagcccagacactgcagtattgaaattctgtaataaagtcatttttttcagataagaagagcctgctgaggggtagttcaaagtcaaagtctactttattgtcaaatctgtgatacgtgcgggacatacacaggattgaaattacgttactctcagactccatagtgcagcggtaaacatttacttaaaattaacattaactaaaacagtaaaaaaaggaATAGTACAATAGTAACGGTAAGTACAATAgtaaagataaaaaatatagctgagttgtttatatatataataaaataaatagaggTCTCTGAAATTTACATTCAAGTAAGTGGTGTATGCAGCAGTAagtaaacatactgtatgtgcaaagtgaatgtatgaggaatctggtgtaattacgattaaagtgaacgtatgcaatgaattagaaatataatgtgcaaatgtaacaggAGTGCAAATTGAAAAAAGAGCAGGGAGTGAGTTGATCCTCCTGACTGGTGGACTGGTGCCAGGGGGATCTGCCTCCTGAACTGTCATGAGATCACAACAGATCCTGGACCTGTAGGAGGAGCCAAGACACAAAATGGCAGTGAGATATCAATACTCCCAGCTGAACTACTCTCTGGACTACACCTGGTTGCAGCATGTGGATAAGACAACAGGGCGAAGATAAGATTTTCTATGGGGCAGTGTGAAGTGTGACGGCAGCTGCAGCGTGAGAAGGCAAACTGCTCTACAGACGCTCTACCTGGCTCAGAGAGGCTGAAACTTGGAGGACGCGGCTCTGTGTCTCTCGGCGCCGGGCAGGGCTGCTCTGGCAGAAGGCACAACCGAGGTCTTTTTGGACCATCCCGGAGGCCGCGGCGCTCTATTCTATAAGGAGATGCGAGACAGTGATCAACGACTGCGGCCTGTCGACAGAgccggaggggagggagaggcagagcgcGTGGGACTCACCCGGTGGGATGACCATGGCCAGCGACTTGGGCAGGGTGGCGGCGTTTTCCACAAAGGTGGGCAGGCGCCTGGGGCTGAGCGGGCTGCAGATGTCCGAGTCCCGCACGGTCACACAGCTGTTGACGTCCACCCGCTTGTTCACGCCGCAGCTAGGGAGGAGTGTTTAAATCCACAAAGTGAGCAAACAGAAGGGTGACCGTttcaacacagagcaaacacagagctcagaggcacAGGAGGCGGAGCAAAGGAGTTCGTGGGGAGGGCACCTGGTGGGCAGGATCTTGGCATTGTCCTTGCCCTCGGTGTCGCTGGAGATGGTGATTATTCTGACAGCGGGGTGGAGTGTGTCCGAGATGACGATGGGCTGAGATGGGTGCgtggcagaggacacacacacaaccaacaaacAGGGCACATGTACTTAATGGCAAGACCCTTCAAACATAGCTGAAAAGCACATTTCCGGTGAGTAATTTCTTATCTGAACACCTGCAGTGTTTAATGTGAGCTGTAGGTTTGGGGATACTGGTGCAACACACGACAAGCTTGTGCTGGCAGGCCCACCTGGCTGTGTTGGTCGGGCTGGCTGCTGAAGGTGACTGGGAGGTTGGAGTTGGTGCTggcccccgcccccagccccgcccccagccacacccccactgCCGAACAGGCCTCTGCTGCCGTCGAAGCCCGTGCACCTCCGCTTACAGATCTCCATGTTCTGGAAGCAAGACTTTACACtgcaaagtgagagagacagagagtgagacagacaacgagagtgacacacagagtcagtgagacagaaagaggtgaGTTACAGCACTGTGCTACAGCAAGTTACAATAAGATGGCGTTCCTTAAAAAGAGCTCTTTGGGGTTTTCTTCCATTTGCATGCAACTTTAGTGTGCTTCCAGTTGGAATTCTTAGCTCCTTGTCTGAATACATTTTACACGAAAGAAGCAAATTATGGAGTGCCCAGCCCTGCATAATGATCGACACGCAAACCATCCTGCCCGCGTCGGAGCTGGAACACAGGCTGGACTGTGTGAGACGGAGGGACGGccctgtacacactcactgtgcactgtgagggtagtgagagaggtgagccatGGTGACGAATGGGTGTTTGAGAGTCTCCAATGGCGTGATCCGTTTCCCTGCGTCCAGCGTCAGCATCTTTTTAAGCAGGTTGATGAACTCCCACCGGTCAGCCTTCTCCACCTGAACGTCTGTGCcttccagaatgggcatgttgACCTGCATGGGAGACGAACGGGTAGGTCATATTATGTGCCAGCAGAGGGCGGCGATGTGCCTAAGACGCTGTTTCAGCAGCAACATTGCCGTGTGTTCCTCTGCATTTCACAGGCGCTGTTGTGACTTACATACACTTCTTATTATGACAGCACGAACCCTCGAACCCTTGAACTCAAAACCAAGTCCTTGCTCTACAtgctccaccagcagctggTGCGCTTTGTTCTTCATTTGCATGTCACAGCAGTGATGCTAAGCGTGCAATAAGGTGTACAAGAGCACAAATAACCTGCTTCATGTCATCGAGACGGTCGAAAATGTATCTCCTGGTCTCTTGGGACTTGACGCCAAGCTCCACCTCATGCTCTAAAGGCGTCTGGGGAACATAGAAGGAGAAAAAACGTTCAGGTGTACTGTCAGGTGCCATTACAGATCTCTTATGAACCGAACACATGGCacaagaaggatgggggacctTGAGTCTCCACAGATGGTAGCTGGAGCCAGAGCCCCTGTGGAAGAAGCATCTGGTCTTGGTTCCCGCACTCAGGAGGTTCTCTGCTGGAaggccctgcgtctgggagatgtacCGGATCTGCGGCGACAGCGTACAGGAGGGATGATTTTATGGTATGATGGGATGActttattttatgttcataTATTGATCCTGAAGACGAGCTAGCAAAGACAACTACTCTATCCAAACCCTACATGTCCCTACAGCCACAAAGCCACCATGGGTCTGCACCTCTAACACAGTAAGGGCCTCGCTTTCCTAAAACACCTTGCACCAGTCAACCCTGTTGTACTGGGACCTTGACTGGACCCATCTTAGAATTCCACTGCAAACCTGAGATTTTTTCCCACTGCAAGACAGTATTCCTAGCACTACTGTAAAGAGCTCTTATTAGATTACCAATTATAGCCAGCAAACACATTTCAGGCCTAAAGGGCC
This is a stretch of genomic DNA from Brachyhypopomus gauderio isolate BG-103 unplaced genomic scaffold, BGAUD_0.2 sc34, whole genome shotgun sequence. It encodes these proteins:
- the LOC143485479 gene encoding homeodomain-interacting protein kinase 1-like, producing MAYFDSMATSSSFLSMDDYRLVQHEVLCSASNRYEVLEFLGRGTFGQVAKCWKRGTSQSVAIKILKNHPAYARQGLIEMSILSRLNKENVDEFNIVRSYECFQHRNHLCLVFEMLGQSLQDFVKHSPLPLKCIRSIVQQLAMALLKMKSLGLIHTDLKPDNIMLVDPVRQPYRVKVIDFGSATHVSKAVCSSYLQTRYYRSPEIILGLPFCEAIDMWSLGCVIAELFLGCPLYPGASEYDQIRYISQTQGLPAENLLSAGTKTRCFFHRGSGSSYHLWRLKTPLEHEVELGVKSQETRRYIFDRLDDMKQVNMPILEGTDVQVEKADRWEFINLLKKMLTLDAGKRITPLETLKHPFVTMAHLSHYPHSAHVKSCFQNMEICKRRCTGFDGSRGLFGSGGVAGGGAGGGGQHQLQPPSHLQQPARPTQPGGPASTSLSCVAPPIVISDTLHPAVRIITISSDTEGKDNAKILPTSCGVNKRVDVNSCVTVRDSDICSPLSPRRLPTFVENAATLPKSLAMVIPPERRGLRDGPKRPRLCLLPEQPCPAPRDTEPRPPSFSLSEPGPGSVVIS